Sequence from the Streptomyces peucetius genome:
GACAGGTCATTCCGGAAGGAGACTGCCGTCCGTGAGGCCGTCGTGCAGTCCCCGCACCAGTTGCTCGCCGAGCCGGCCGGCCAGCCGCAGTGCCTCCTCGAACTCGCCCAGCGCGCGGAAGCGGTCGCCGTAGCGCCGCTGGTCGGCGAGCGGCAGCCGGGGCAGCTGGAGGCGGCGGACGTCGAGCCGCGTCGCGGTCGACGCGTAGCTGCTGGCCTGCCGCTGGTTGGCGCTGCCGCGCAGGAAGCCGGCGAGGAACCAGGGGTCGAGCGCGGCCGGGTCGGGCCGCAGCAGCTGGAGGTTGCGGCCGAGGGCGGCTCCTGCCAGCTCCTCGTCCGCGACGCGGACCATCGCGCCCGCCCCGAGGACCGGAACGACGACATCGCCCGCCTCGATCAGCACCGGTTCCTCCTCGGAGCCTTCCGGAAGCGTTCCCGAGGGGCCGCGTCCGGCGAGGACGTCCTGCTCGGTGAGCACGGCCACGGGCGCGTCCGCCGGAGCGGAGCCCGTGCCGCCGGCACGCAGGACCAGGTCGCCCGCGCGCGCGAGTTCACCGACGGTGGTGGACGGCCAGTGCGGGGTGGCGGCGGGCGCGGCGGGCCGCGCGGGCCGGGGGGTGAGCTCGGCGGTCCTGCCGAGCGTGTGCGCCAGGCGTTCGCGGACGCGGCCCAGTTCGACGGCCCCGCCGCCCGCGGCCGGGGGCGGCAGATGACGGGCGGGGGCCAGGTCGACGTCGTCGTCGAGGAGCTCGATGACCGGGACGCACCGGCTCACACCAGGCGTCTGGGTCACGGACCCGTGCCGCTCGAAGGGCCGCCATGCGTCGAGCACCGCGGTGCGGATGGCCTGCCAGTCGAGTTTGTCGCGGCCCGCCGTGGCGTGCTCCGCCGTGGCGGTGTCGACGACGAGCAGCTCCGGCGAGGGACGTTCGGTTGCGCCGGGCCTGCGCAGCACCCACAGGTGGAGCGGGATGCCGTACGGGGGCGCGGCGCCGGCGGGTAGGGCGACGACGGCCCGCAGGGCACCGCGGCGCAGCAGACCGGCGCGGACGCGCCGCCCGGAACGGCGGGAGGCAGCGGCGGGCGGCATCAGCAGCACGGCGGTGCCGCCGGGGCGCAGGCGGGCGAGCGCGTGCTGGACCCAGGCCAGCTCGGACTCGGTGCGGGCCGGGAAGCCGTACTCCCAGCGCGGGTCGTAGGCCAGTTCCTCGTGGCCCCAGTTGCGTTCGTTGAACGGCGGGTGGCACAGCACGGCGTCCGCGGCGAGCGCGGGGAACGCGTCCGCGCGCAGGGCGTCGCCGACCGCCGTCCGTACATCGGCGTCGGTGTGCAGGGCGAGGCGCAGCGCGGTGAGGGCGGCCAGGTCGGGGTCTGCCTCCTGGGCGCGGAGGGCGGCGGGGCGGTCGACGGACCGCAGCAGGGTCCCCGTTCCGGATGCCGGGTCGAGCACGGTCCCGGCGGGGCCGACGAGGGCGGCCATCAGCGCGGCGAGCTCGGCCGGTGTGAGGGTGTACTGACGCGGGTTGGCGTCGAGATGGCGCCCCAGCAGGAACTCGAACGCCTGGCGGGCGCCGGTCTCCGCGGCGAGCGCGGCGGCTCCGCGCAGGAGGGGCACGGACGGCGCCAACTCGCCCGCGAGGGGCGTCCGTACGGCTCGCGGGGCGTCGAAGCGCAGGGTCAGCACCTCCTCGAACGCGGAGGGCAGCATCTCCGCCATGCGTGTGTCGGAGACGGCGCTCAGCGCGGGCCAGCCGGAGGCCCTGTGGTGGACGAGGAGAAGGGCGCAGCCGGCGTGGACGAGGGCGGTGACGGCTCCGGCAGGGTGGCCGGCCAACTGTTGCCACACCCGTTCACGCAGCGGCACCTCGGCCAGCTTCCCCTGGTCGCGCAGCCAGTGCTCGACCTCGGCGAGGGCGAAGGAGGGGCTGGTCTCCGTGCCGCCGGCGGGCTTGGGGAAGTCCGCGTGCCGGCGTCGCCAGTTGCTCACGGCGGCGCGGCCCACGCCTGCGAGCCGGGCGATCTCGGCTGCGGTCA
This genomic interval carries:
- a CDS encoding N-6 DNA methylase, with protein sequence MTAAEIARLAGVGRAAVSNWRRRHADFPKPAGGTETSPSFALAEVEHWLRDQGKLAEVPLRERVWQQLAGHPAGAVTALVHAGCALLLVHHRASGWPALSAVSDTRMAEMLPSAFEEVLTLRFDAPRAVRTPLAGELAPSVPLLRGAAALAAETGARQAFEFLLGRHLDANPRQYTLTPAELAALMAALVGPAGTVLDPASGTGTLLRSVDRPAALRAQEADPDLAALTALRLALHTDADVRTAVGDALRADAFPALAADAVLCHPPFNERNWGHEELAYDPRWEYGFPARTESELAWVQHALARLRPGGTAVLLMPPAAASRRSGRRVRAGLLRRGALRAVVALPAGAAPPYGIPLHLWVLRRPGATERPSPELLVVDTATAEHATAGRDKLDWQAIRTAVLDAWRPFERHGSVTQTPGVSRCVPVIELLDDDVDLAPARHLPPPAAGGGAVELGRVRERLAHTLGRTAELTPRPARPAAPAATPHWPSTTVGELARAGDLVLRAGGTGSAPADAPVAVLTEQDVLAGRGPSGTLPEGSEEEPVLIEAGDVVVPVLGAGAMVRVADEELAGAALGRNLQLLRPDPAALDPWFLAGFLRGSANQRQASSYASTATRLDVRRLQLPRLPLADQRRYGDRFRALGEFEEALRLAGRLGEQLVRGLHDGLTDGSLLPE